The Humulus lupulus chromosome 3, drHumLupu1.1, whole genome shotgun sequence genome window below encodes:
- the LOC133825000 gene encoding uncharacterized protein LOC133825000, giving the protein MEERVKRYKSLGHTVNLVTSEDRRYLASAITFTEDDLQGVHLPHDDPLVISLQVDHCQLGRVLVDGGSGVDILFCQAFQKMGLEENHIRTSAAPILGFNSQRVYPKGVVRLNVVAAERTLHVDFLIVDSVSSYNAIMGRSWIHRMQGVVSTLHQVMQCHSPNGRYTIDIKGCQKQAKKCFLTLKEINDSSTSSPDNDPNK; this is encoded by the coding sequence ATGGAAGAAAGGGTAAAGCGATACAAGTCATTAGGCCACACAGTCAACCTTGTGACTTCGGAGGATAGACGCTATCTAGCCTCTGCAATCACCTTCACCGAAGATGACTTGCAGGGAGTGCACCTGCCCCATGACGACCCTCTAGTCATTTCGCTACAAGTCGACCATTGCCAGCTGGGAAGAGTTTTAGTCGATGGGGGCAGTGGGGTTGATATTCTCTTCTGCCAAGCCTTTCAGAAGATGGGACTCGAAGAAAATCATATCAGGACCTCTGCTGCACCAATTTTGGGATTTAACAGCCAGAGGGTATACCCGAAGGGCGTTGTTCGATTAAACGTGGTAGCCGCAGAACGCACCTTGCATGTGGACTTCCTCATCGTGGACTCCGTCTCAagctacaacgccatcatgggAAGAAGTTGGATCCATAGAATGCAGGGAGTGGTCTCAACTTTGCACCAAGTTATGCAGTGCCACTCACCCAACGGGCGGTATACGATCGACATAAAAGGATGTCAGAAGCAGGCCAAGAAATGCTTCCTAACCCTGAAAGAAATAAATGATTCTAGCACCTCCTCTCCTGACAATGACCCCAACAAATAG